In a genomic window of Phragmites australis chromosome 14, lpPhrAust1.1, whole genome shotgun sequence:
- the LOC133891797 gene encoding uncharacterized protein LOC133891797 produces MTESEPEPQPFRRGPWPSSPLDDDDLLSEILRLLPPRASSLPRASLVCKRWRRLATSPHFLRDFRAFHRAAPPLLGVFHNSYLGNDHRFVAAVDPPDQVPDARFRMPCGRDHRSWRFLDCRHGRALLLGPSPRREVLVWDPMTGARHREPLPPDAGDVRVGAVLCCHARDCRSSPFNVVLVWWKQEAPQHRRAFAAVYSSESGAWSHVISAQMQVASTNPTAGDARKPGTLAGDAMYWLLPGSPILKFDTVRRSLAFISMPMCAAGFLYWQCQLVLTEGGVLGLAMATPASVLVWKMDAGPAAADGAGWSMHRSVPLDGCLPPRRGMQGVLSCLLGFHEESNVIFFWIDAGVFMIQLETMQSRMVCQGVSDFQIYPFAGFYTADAAGAQADDDAPEGTHVPRLAMESLTMWHYADPRGDVHGPFPMAHLRRWNNQGFFDEGLMVWRTDQTKQQAVLLTDAMRSTARARFGS; encoded by the exons ATGACCGAATCCGAGCCGGAGCCCCAGCCCTTCCGCCGCGGGCCATGGCCCTCCTCGCCGCTGGACGACGACGACCTTCTATCCGAgatcctccgcctcctcccgccgcgggcctcctccctcccccgcGCCTCCCTCGTCTGCAAGCGCTGGCGCCGCCTCGCCACCTCCCCACACTTCCTCCGCGACTTCCGCGCGTTCCACCGAGCGGCGCCCCCCTTGCTCGGCGTCTTCCACAACTCCTACCTCGGAAACGACCACCGCTTCGTCGCCGCTGTCGACCCGCCGGACCAAGTCCCCGACGCGCGCTTCCGCATGCCGTGCGGCCGGGACCACCGGAGCTGGAGGTTCCTCGACTGCCGCCACGGCCGGGCGCTCCTCCTCGGACCGTCCCCCCGCCGCGAGGTCCTCGTGTGGGACCCCATGACCGGCGCCCGCCACCGCGAACCCCTGCCCCCGGACGCCGGAGACGTTCGGGTGGGAGCGGTGCTCTGCTGCCACGCGCGCGACTGCCGGTCCAGCCCCTTCAATGTCGTCCTGGTGTGGTGGAAGCAGGAGGCGCCGCAGCACAGGCGGGCTTTCGCCGCCGTCTACTCGTCGGAGTCCGGCGCGTGGAGCCACGTCATCTCCGCGCAGATGCAGGTCGCGTCCACCAATCCGACAGCCGGGGACGCGAGGAAGCCTGGCACGCTCGCCGGCGACGCTATGTACTGGTTGCTTCCCGGTAGTCCCATCCTCAAATTTGACACGGTCAGGCGCAGCCTAGCCTTTATATCGATGCCAATGTGCGCAGCAGGGTTTCTCTACTGGCAATGCCAGCTCGTGCTGACAGAGGGTGGGGTGCTCGGCCTCGCCATGGCGACGCCGGCCAGTGTCCTGGTGTGGAAGATGGACGCCGGTCCTGCCGCCGCTGACGGTGCGGGATGGTCGATGCACAGGTCCGTTCCACTGGACGGATGCCTGCCGCCGAGGAGAGGGATGCAGGGAGTGCTGTCGTGTTTGCTGGGGTTTCATGAGGAGAGCAATGTGATCTTTTTTTGGATTGATGCTGGCGTGTTTATGATCCAGCTTGAGACGATGCAGTCTAGAATGGTGTGCCAAGGTGTCAGTGACTTCCAGATCTATCCCTTCGCCGGCTTCTACACCGCAG ATGCCGCGGGCGCACAAGCAGATGATGATGCTCCGGAAGGCACGCACGTGCCCAGGCTGGCCATGGAGTCCCTGACCATGTGGCACTACGCGGACCCTCGAGGAGATGTGCATGGGCCGTTCCCAATGGCGCATCTGCGACGGTGGAACAACCAAGGTTTCTTCGACGAGGGCCTCATGGTGTGGAGAACCGATCAGACGAAGCAGCAGGCCGTTCTGCTGACGGATGCCATGCGGTCGACGGCGCGGGCGCGGTTCGGCTCCTAG
- the LOC133890131 gene encoding LOW QUALITY PROTEIN: probable 3-hydroxyisobutyrate dehydrogenase-like 3, mitochondrial (The sequence of the model RefSeq protein was modified relative to this genomic sequence to represent the inferred CDS: inserted 1 base in 1 codon; substituted 1 base at 1 genomic stop codon), with the protein MEGVMEEGRKGEAAAFDFPTSVQLKVTRLGWIGIGVMGGAMAKHLLAAGFAVTAYARMPAKAKYLVTAGATLTDSPATVAVASDVVFTMVGNPGDVREIILDSATGALAGLRRGRVLVDCMSSSPSLAREIAAAARVAGRHAIDAAVSGGDIGARDGTLAIFAGGDEAVVAWLAPLFAHLDRLTHMGPPGSGXSSKIANQIAXAGALVGLGESVAFASAAGLDVPLYLDVVSNGAAGSRVMDIFGDRVLRQEFSVRILMEAQAHSL; encoded by the exons ATGGAAGGGGTCATGGAGGAGGGGCGGAAGGGGGAAGCGGCGGCGTTTGATTTCCCGACGTCGGTACAGTTAAAGGTCACGCGGTTGGGGTGGATCGGCATCGGTGTCATGGGCGGCGCTATGGCCAAGCACCTCCTCGCAGCTGGGTTCGCGGTCACCGCGTACGCTCGCATGCCGGCCAAGGCGAAGTACCTTGTCACCGCTGGCGCGACCCTCACGGACTCGCCTGCGACCGTGGCTGTTGCATCCGATGTGGTGTTCACTATGGTCGGAAACCCTGGTGACGTCCGCGAGATCATCCTGGACTCCGCCACCGGCGCCCTCGCGGgcctccgccgcggccgcgtGCTGGTGGACTGCATGAGCTCATCTCCTTCCCTTGCGCGCGAGATCGCCGCGGCCGCGCGCGTGGCAGGCCGCCACGCCATCGACGCAGCAGTCTCCGGCGGCGACATCGGCGCCCGCGACGGCACGCTTGCCATCTTCGCCGGCGGCGATGAGGCCGTGGTCGCCTGGCTCGCCCCGCTCTTCGCGCACCTCGACAGGCTGACCCACATGGGCCCACCCGGCAGCGGGTAGAGCAGCAAGATCGCCAACCAGATCG GGGCCGGTGCGCTGGTGGGCCTCGGCGAGTCCGTGGCCTTCGCCAGCGCCGCGGGGCTCGATGTGCCGCTGTACCTCGATGTGGTGTCCAATGGCGCGGCAGGCTCGCGCGTGATGGACATCTTCGGTGACCGCGTTCTGCGCCAAGAGTTTAGTGTCAG GATCTTGATGGAAGCACAGGCACATAGTCTTTGA
- the LOC133891188 gene encoding pentatricopeptide repeat-containing protein At1g05670, mitochondrial, whose translation MLLRRAAAAAKRSSSLIHARVLRHERAARRSHATTSSSPPRRRGHRRAPPASAEELTATAAPRPFPDYHPPRPDSPDDDALARRLAAAVLASPDPASLPPLPFLPLLRPIHLLLALPLLASHPHLTRLLLPLLLLFPSRPQQHPHPHLLRCFAIAAHLAVRDAGAARTILVRAVHFPSPHRHFVEHFISTYRAFSSDPASFDLLLQCLPSAPLLHRLRQYGITPSPEACNAVLSRLPLDEAIELFQELSDRNVCSYNILLRELCSAGRMKDARQLFDEMAAPPDVVTFGILVHGYCALGELENAVMLLDEMVARGVEPNATVYTSVVAFLCKKERVSDALMVVEDMVQRKVILDEAVYTTVLSGFCSKGDLVAARRWFDEMQKTGLATDGVTYTTLINGFCQAGELKEAERVLQEMLAKRLDVDEVTYTVLIDGYSKRGKMAEAFRVHNEMVQRGVTPNVVTYTALSDGLCKQGDVQAANELLHEMCNKGLELNAHTYNSLINGLCKAGNLEQAMRTMADMDTVGLKPDVYTYTTLIDALCKSGELDRAHNLLQEMLNRGIKPTIVTYNVLINGFCMSGRVEGGRKLLKWMLEKNIRPNAATYNSLMKQYCIDNNMKSTTEIYKGMCSQEVAANENTYNILVKGHCKARNMKEALYFHNEMIEKGFRLTATSYNALIRLLNKKKKFVEARKLFDEMRKEGLTAEPDIYNFYIDLNFNEDNLESTLALCDELVEASVVKYKAEVDQDVAKEHIQ comes from the coding sequence ATGctcctccgccgcgccgccgccgcagcgaaGCGCTCCTCCTCTTTAATCCACGCGCGAGTCCTCCGGCACGAGCGCGCCGCCCGACGTAGCcacgccaccacctcctcctcgcccccACGCCGCCGCGGACACCGCCGCGCGCCACCGGCCTCCGCCGAGGAACTCACGGCCACCGCCGCTCCCCGCCCGTTCCCGGACTACCACCCGCCCCGCCCGGACTCGCCGGACGACGACGCCCTCGCGcgtcgcctcgccgccgccgtgcttgCCTCACCGGACCCCGCCTCTCTCCCgcccctccccttcctcccgcTCCTCCGCCCGATCCATCTCCTCCTCGCGCTCCCGCTGCTCGCCTCCCACCCGCACCTcacccgcctcctcctcccgctcctcctcctcttcccctcccGCCCCCAGCAACACCCGCACCCTCACCTCCTCCGGTGCTTCGCCATTGCCGCCCACCTCGCCGTCCGCGACGCCGGTGCTGCGCGCACCATCCTCGTGCGCGCCGTCCACTTCCCGTCCCCTCACCGGCATTTCGTCGAGCACTTTATCTCCACCTACAGGGCCTTCTCCTCCGACCCCGCCTCTTTCGACCTCCTGCTCCAGTGCCTCCCCTCGGCgcccctcctccaccgcctgcGCCAGTACGGCATCACCCCCTCCCCGGAGGCCTGCAACGCCGTGCTTTCCCGCCTCCCGCTTGATGAAGCCATCGAGTTGTTTCAAGAACTCTCGGACAGGAATGTTTGCTCCTACAATATACTCCTCAGAGAGCTGTGCAGTGCTGGCCGCATGAAGGATGCACGCCAACTGTTCGATGAAATGGCAGCGCCACCAGATGTTGTCACGTTTGGGATCCTTGTCCATGGTTACTGTGCTCTTGGTGAGCTGGAGAACGCTGTGATGCTGTTGGATGAAATGGTGGCAAGAGGGGTGGAGCCGAATGCAACAGTGTATACAAGTGTTGTTGCATTTTTGTGCAAGAAAGAGCGGGTTTCAGATGCGTTGATGGTGGTGGAGGATATGGTCCAGCGTAAGGTGATATTGGATGAGGCGGTGTACACAACAGTCTTGAGCGGTTTTTGCAGTAAAGGGGATTTGGTAGCTGCAAGAAGGTGGTTTGATGAGATGCAGAAAACAGGGTTGGCAACTGATGGGGTGACATACACCACGCTGATTAATGGGTTTTGCCAGGCGGGCGAGTTGAAAGAGGCAGAGAGGGTTCTTCAGGAGATGTTGGCCAAGCGGTTGGATGTTGATGAGGTCACATATACAGTGCTCATTGATGGGTACTCCAAGAGAGGGAAGATGGCGGAGGCATTTCGGGTGCATAACGAAATGGTGCAGAGGGGAGTGACACCGAATGTGGTGACATATACAGCTTTGTCAGACGGACTATGCAAGCAAGGAGATGTTCAGGCAGCTAATGAGCTATTGCATGAGATGTGCAACAAGGGGCTTGAGCTCAATGCTCACACATACAACTCCCTGATCAATGGCCTATGCAAGGCTGGCAACCTGGAGCAGGCCATGAGGACTATGGCAGACATGGATACAGTGGGTCTTAAACCAGATGTTTACACATATACAACTCTTATTGATGCACTCTGCAAGTCAGGGGAGCTTGACAGGGCTCACAACCTCCTGCAGGAGATGTTAAATAGAGGAATTAAGCCTACTATTGTGACTTATAATGTTTTAATCAATGGTTTCTGCATGTCAGGTAGGGTAGAGGGAGGAAGGAAGCTGCTTAAATGGATGCTGGAGAAGAACATCCGCCCAAATGCTGCAACTTACAATTCTCTTATGAAGCAGTACTGCATTGACAATAATATGAAATCTACCACTGAGATCTATAAGGGGATGTGTTCTCAGGAGGTGGCGGCGAATGAGAACACATACAATATATTGGTCAAGGGGCACTGCAAGGCAAGAAATATGAAAGAAGCCCTATATTTCCACAATGAAATGATAGAGAAGGGTTTCAGACTTACTGCAACCTCATACAATGCTCTCATAAGATTGctgaataaaaagaagaaatttgttgaggcaagAAAATTATTTGATGAGATGAGGAAGGAGGGTTTGACAGCTGAACCAGATATATACAACTTTTATATTGATCTCAACTTTAATGAGGATAATTTGGAGTCGACTCTTGCACTTTGTGATGAACTGGTGGAAGCCAGTGTTGTGAAATATAAAGCTGAAGTGGATCAAGATGTTGCAAAGGAACATATACAGTAG